TCGATAACTGGATTGAATTTACTGAGGTCAAGAAAGTCGGTGCGATGGATGAGATCTGTTCAGAGATAACCAAAGGCGACATGCCCCCGGGAAAATACCTGTCCAAACACCCGGACCGCAAGCTGACGCCTGAGCAGATCACGCTGGTCTGCAACTGGACCGACGAGGAATCCAGGAAGCTGATGGGAGAAAAAGAGGAATGATGAAAAGAGCACTATGGATATCTCTTGGGATCCTGCTGATTGCTTTTGTGGTCATTCAATTTTTTCAGTCACCCAAAAACATCAGCACTGAAGTGGGGGTGAATGATCTTTTTTCGCAGGTAGTGGATAAAGAACTGGAAGTGAAGGATATACTCGGCCACAGCTGTTACGATTGTCATTCCAATAATACGCACTACCTCTGGTACAGCCGGATCGCTCCTGTTTCCTGGATGCTTGCATCGCATATCAAAGAAGGGAAGGAGGATCTGAATTTTTCGGAATGGGGATTGCTTTCTGACCGGGAAAAGATCAGCGCCCTTCAGGAGATGGGTGATGCAGTGACCAAAGGAGAGATGCCGCTGAAAGGGTATGCCCGGCTGCATAAAAAAGCCAGGTTATCCTCGGATCAGAAAGAGCAGCTCTTAAAATGGATTGATCTGGAAAGTTTAAGATTACTCGGGCAGTAAGCAGCCTGGGTCACGGTTCACAGTTTCAGCGAGTACTGCAGGATCACACTGCCCATTTCCTCAGCTTTCAGCGGCCGGAGCGAATACG
The window above is part of the Bacteroidales bacterium genome. Proteins encoded here:
- a CDS encoding heme-binding domain-containing protein encodes the protein MKRSILLGLTAIGLLIAYVSLTSPDGSAGSIRSEETVFPENVAQILQLSCYDCHTSASKNIKAKAKLNFDNWIEFTEVKKVGAMDEICSEITKGDMPPGKYLSKHPDRKLTPEQITLVCNWTDEESRKLMGEKEE
- a CDS encoding heme-binding domain-containing protein, which produces MKRALWISLGILLIAFVVIQFFQSPKNISTEVGVNDLFSQVVDKELEVKDILGHSCYDCHSNNTHYLWYSRIAPVSWMLASHIKEGKEDLNFSEWGLLSDREKISALQEMGDAVTKGEMPLKGYARLHKKARLSSDQKEQLLKWIDLESLRLLGQ